In Terriglobales bacterium, a single genomic region encodes these proteins:
- a CDS encoding aldehyde dehydrogenase family protein yields MSAVAEATLARALNFVNGHWMQPAGERRVERRNPADRDDLVGVVTLSTREEARAAIQAAAEAFPAWRATPAPLRGRMIARAAQIMTERQQELGRVLTREEGKTLSESNGEILRSINVLDFMAGESRRLGGETLPSELPRNLAYTVKQPLGVVACITPWNFPVAIPVWKIAPALVAGNTVVFKPATITAFTGMKVVEIFQEAGLPPGVLNMVVGSGSEVGDELVENPVVKAVSFTGSNEVGSALYAQGARQMKRVQCEMGGKNPLVVLEDADLNLAVESTLQGAFGSTGQRCTATSRAIVVESVADEFVRRLAQRTAELKVGNGAQPGVHVGPSVDESQFQTVLRYLEIGKQEGARLVCGGAPLRSGEYQRGYFVQPTIFDHVQPRMRIAQEEIFGPVLSVIRVPDFETALEVANGVVYGLSSSIYTQNVSRVFEFADRIETGITHINSPTTGGEAQVPFGGMKATGVGLREQGRVAIDFFTELKAVYVDYTGAKRESNIY; encoded by the coding sequence ATGAGTGCTGTAGCAGAGGCAACGCTGGCCCGCGCCCTGAACTTCGTCAATGGTCACTGGATGCAACCGGCCGGCGAGCGCAGGGTGGAACGGCGCAACCCGGCGGACCGCGACGACCTGGTCGGCGTCGTGACTCTCTCCACGCGCGAGGAGGCCCGCGCCGCCATCCAGGCGGCCGCGGAAGCCTTCCCGGCCTGGCGTGCCACGCCTGCGCCGCTGCGCGGCCGCATGATCGCCCGCGCGGCACAAATCATGACCGAACGCCAGCAGGAACTCGGCCGCGTTCTGACTCGCGAAGAAGGCAAGACCCTCAGCGAATCGAACGGTGAGATCCTGCGCTCGATCAACGTGCTGGACTTCATGGCCGGCGAGTCCCGCCGCCTCGGCGGCGAGACCTTGCCCTCCGAGCTTCCTCGCAATCTCGCCTACACCGTCAAGCAGCCGCTCGGTGTGGTCGCCTGCATCACTCCCTGGAACTTTCCCGTGGCCATACCGGTGTGGAAGATCGCGCCCGCCTTGGTAGCCGGCAACACCGTCGTCTTCAAGCCCGCCACCATCACGGCTTTCACCGGGATGAAGGTCGTGGAGATCTTCCAAGAGGCCGGTCTGCCGCCGGGCGTGCTCAACATGGTGGTGGGATCGGGCTCGGAAGTCGGCGACGAGTTGGTAGAAAACCCGGTGGTCAAGGCTGTCAGCTTCACCGGATCGAACGAGGTGGGCTCCGCTTTATATGCCCAAGGCGCCCGCCAGATGAAAAGGGTGCAGTGTGAGATGGGGGGCAAGAATCCGCTGGTCGTGTTGGAAGATGCCGACCTGAACCTGGCCGTGGAGAGCACGCTCCAGGGCGCATTCGGCTCCACCGGGCAGCGCTGCACGGCCACCAGCCGAGCCATCGTGGTGGAGTCGGTCGCCGACGAATTCGTCCGGCGCCTCGCCCAGCGCACCGCAGAACTGAAGGTAGGAAACGGCGCTCAACCCGGCGTGCACGTGGGGCCGTCGGTGGACGAGTCGCAGTTCCAGACTGTCCTTCGCTACCTCGAGATCGGCAAGCAGGAAGGCGCGCGCCTGGTCTGTGGGGGCGCCCCTCTGCGCAGTGGCGAGTACCAACGCGGCTACTTCGTCCAGCCCACAATCTTCGACCACGTGCAGCCCCGGATGCGCATCGCCCAGGAGGAAATCTTCGGGCCCGTGCTCTCGGTCATTCGCGTGCCGGATTTCGAAACCGCCCTGGAAGTTGCCAACGGTGTCGTCTACGGCCTGAGTTCCTCCATCTACACCCAGAACGTCTCCCGGGTGTTCGAATTCGCCGACCGCATCGAAACCGGCATCACGCACATCAACTCGCCCACGACGGGCGGTGAAGCTCAGGTTCCTTTCGGTGGAATGAAGGCGACCGGCGTCGGCCTGCGCGAGCAGGGGCGCGTGGCCATCGATTTCTTTACTGAGCTGAAGGCCGTCTACGTGGACTACACCGGCGCGAAGCGCGAGTCGAATATCTACTGA
- the hpt gene encoding hypoxanthine phosphoribosyltransferase: MTAIVGLKVLLSRDQIAGRVAEMGAEITRDFQGQSVLLVGVLKGATIFLSDLARHVKLDATFDFFGVASYGDRTANTGEVRLTKDVDQSMEGKNVILVEDILDTGLTLTYLKSVIAAHQPRMLRVAALLDKPARRQVLVTADYVGFEIPNQFVVGYGLDYGERYRNLKDICILPPEAIDEPEGPSRA, encoded by the coding sequence TTGACCGCAATAGTCGGATTGAAGGTTCTGCTGAGTCGTGACCAGATCGCCGGGCGTGTGGCCGAGATGGGCGCGGAGATAACCCGGGACTTCCAAGGCCAGTCGGTGTTGCTGGTGGGCGTGCTGAAAGGCGCCACCATCTTCCTCAGTGACCTGGCGCGCCACGTCAAGCTGGATGCCACGTTCGACTTCTTCGGGGTTGCGAGCTACGGCGACCGGACTGCCAATACCGGAGAAGTGCGGCTGACGAAGGACGTGGATCAATCCATGGAAGGGAAGAACGTGATCCTGGTGGAAGATATCCTGGACACCGGTCTGACGCTCACCTATTTGAAGAGCGTGATTGCTGCGCACCAGCCACGAATGCTGCGAGTAGCCGCGCTCCTGGATAAACCGGCCCGCCGCCAGGTGCTGGTCACCGCCGACTATGTGGGCTTCGAGATCCCCAACCAGTTCGTTGTCGGTTACGGCCTGGATTACGGAGAGCGCTACCGGAATCTGAAGGACATCTGTATTCTGCCGCCGGAAGCCATCGACGAACCGGAAGGGCCAAGCCGAGCCTGA
- the deoC gene encoding deoxyribose-phosphate aldolase, with protein MQSVPHDHAAVGAGTSDWRSAARLIDHTLLRPEATAAAVARLCKEALHFQFAAVCINPMHVALAAWELRDTPVRVAAVVGFPLGATLATVKRFEAAEAIRLGADELDMVLNVGALKAGDRRLVENDIRTVTRPAHETGVLVKVILETALLTQEEKVTACELALAAEADFVKTSTGFGGGGATAADVALMRGVVGNRAGVKAAGGIRTAADVATMVAAGADRIGTSNGVAIMRELSAPPLAPNGPANSSPGY; from the coding sequence ATGCAGAGTGTTCCACATGATCACGCGGCGGTCGGAGCCGGCACCTCCGACTGGCGCAGCGCAGCAAGACTGATCGACCACACGCTGCTGCGGCCGGAGGCTACGGCTGCCGCGGTAGCACGCCTTTGCAAGGAGGCCCTGCACTTCCAGTTTGCAGCGGTTTGCATAAACCCCATGCATGTCGCGCTGGCGGCCTGGGAGCTGCGCGATACTCCCGTGCGAGTGGCGGCGGTGGTGGGATTTCCGCTCGGGGCCACGCTGGCCACCGTCAAGCGTTTTGAGGCTGCGGAGGCCATCCGACTGGGCGCGGACGAACTGGACATGGTGCTGAACGTGGGTGCGCTGAAAGCCGGGGACCGACGCCTGGTCGAAAACGACATCCGAACCGTCACCCGTCCCGCGCACGAGACCGGGGTTCTGGTGAAGGTGATCCTGGAGACGGCATTACTCACCCAAGAAGAAAAGGTAACGGCTTGCGAGTTGGCGCTGGCTGCCGAGGCTGACTTTGTGAAGACGAGCACAGGATTCGGCGGTGGTGGCGCCACCGCGGCAGATGTCGCGTTAATGCGTGGCGTGGTGGGGAACCGGGCGGGAGTGAAGGCTGCCGGCGGGATCCGCACGGCCGCCGACGTGGCCACGATGGTAGCGGCGGGCGCCGACCGCATCGGAACGAGCAACGGAGTCGCTATCATGCGGGAGTTGTCAGCACCGCCACTTGCGCCGAACGGACCGGCGAACTCATCGCCCGGGTATTGA
- a CDS encoding nucleoside deaminase gives MNEQFWRLAVEKAREGIAAGQTPFAAVIVRQGAVVAAAHNTVWRDCDPTAHAEVNAIRQAARALQAIELSGCELFSTCEPCPMCLSAIHWAKIDRVLYGATIADAAAAGFSELHVSARQLAELGGSSLRVEAVPSEDCRALFDLWRKTGRSQTY, from the coding sequence TTGAACGAACAGTTCTGGCGATTGGCGGTGGAGAAGGCGCGTGAGGGCATTGCCGCCGGCCAGACCCCGTTTGCGGCCGTCATTGTGCGCCAAGGAGCGGTCGTAGCCGCCGCTCATAACACCGTTTGGCGAGACTGTGATCCCACTGCCCATGCGGAAGTCAACGCCATCCGGCAGGCTGCACGGGCACTGCAAGCTATCGAACTGAGCGGTTGTGAGCTGTTTTCCACCTGCGAACCATGCCCCATGTGCCTGAGCGCCATCCACTGGGCAAAGATCGATCGCGTGCTATATGGCGCCACCATCGCCGATGCCGCCGCGGCCGGCTTCTCCGAACTCCATGTTTCGGCACGTCAACTTGCCGAGCTTGGCGGCAGCAGCCTGCGAGTCGAGGCGGTGCCTTCCGAAGACTGCCGCGCCCTGTTCGACTTGTGGCGCAAGACGGGGCGCAGCCAAACCTACTAG
- a CDS encoding cytidine deaminase, with protein MKGASRQKEQLPIGQRRRMIRAARAAMRRAYAPYSRFHVGSAVLTERGTVHTGCNVENSSYGLTNCAEVNAIQSAITKEGAGMKIRAVVVVNSRNLPCAPCGACRQVIFEFGPDAVVLYTAAEGWKQRHISELLPDSFRL; from the coding sequence ATGAAAGGAGCAAGCCGCCAGAAAGAACAACTTCCCATCGGGCAGCGCCGCCGCATGATCCGCGCCGCGCGCGCGGCCATGAGAAGGGCGTACGCGCCCTATTCCAGGTTCCACGTCGGCAGTGCCGTTCTGACGGAACGAGGGACGGTTCACACGGGGTGCAATGTCGAGAACTCCTCCTACGGCCTTACGAACTGCGCGGAAGTTAATGCGATTCAGTCGGCGATCACCAAGGAAGGGGCAGGCATGAAGATTCGGGCCGTAGTGGTCGTCAACAGTAGAAATCTGCCTTGTGCTCCCTGCGGCGCTTGCCGGCAGGTGATCTTCGAGTTCGGCCCGGACGCGGTGGTTCTGTACACGGCCGCGGAGGGTTGGAAGCAACGTCACATCTCTGAACTGCTGCCGGACAGCTTCCGCCTATGA
- a CDS encoding thymidine phosphorylase, with amino-acid sequence MRATEVIRRKRDGLELSREEISFIVLGASKEEIPDYQLAAWLMAVVLRGMTRAELEALTDAMLHSGQVLDFSDLPGHKVGKHSTGGVGDKTSLVIAPLAAAGGLVVPMISGRGLGHTGGTLDKLESIPGFNVNLTLEQFRRQLRQCGCALIGQTTEIAPADRKMYALRDVTSTVESPYLISASIMSKKLAEGIDSLVLDVKTGSGAFMKEEEDAMFLAKLMVETGQQMGKQVVALITDMDQPLGYNVGNALEVRECVEVLRGEGPADLRELCLELSAWMFHLGGLADSVAAGRTTAEKVLGSGQALERFREIIRLQGGDADVLDDLNRLPQASHQLVVRAASGGYVGHIACEQVGIASMLLGGGREKKEDPVDPAVGVVLHKKVCDKVATGEPLCTLHYNSEWRLEEARQMMEQSYSIVPGPPASPAGLVHRVIRTTSG; translated from the coding sequence ATGCGTGCAACCGAAGTAATCCGTCGTAAGCGCGATGGCCTGGAGCTGAGTCGGGAGGAGATCAGCTTCATCGTGCTCGGCGCCTCGAAGGAGGAGATCCCGGACTACCAATTGGCGGCATGGCTGATGGCCGTGGTGCTGCGGGGCATGACCAGAGCCGAACTTGAGGCTCTGACCGATGCGATGCTGCATTCAGGACAGGTTCTGGATTTCTCCGACCTGCCCGGGCACAAGGTGGGCAAACACTCGACCGGAGGCGTCGGCGACAAGACCTCGCTGGTGATTGCCCCCCTCGCGGCCGCGGGAGGGTTGGTGGTGCCGATGATCAGCGGCCGCGGCCTCGGCCATACGGGCGGGACGCTGGATAAGCTGGAGTCGATTCCGGGCTTCAACGTCAACCTGACGCTGGAACAATTTCGGCGTCAACTGCGGCAGTGCGGCTGCGCCCTGATCGGGCAGACAACCGAAATCGCGCCCGCCGACCGCAAGATGTATGCATTGCGCGACGTGACCTCGACGGTGGAGAGTCCGTACCTGATCAGCGCCTCCATCATGAGCAAGAAGCTGGCGGAAGGGATCGACTCGCTGGTGTTGGACGTGAAGACGGGAAGCGGCGCCTTCATGAAAGAAGAAGAAGACGCGATGTTTCTGGCGAAGCTGATGGTGGAAACCGGGCAGCAGATGGGGAAGCAAGTGGTGGCGCTGATCACGGACATGGACCAGCCCCTGGGTTACAACGTCGGCAATGCGCTCGAAGTCCGTGAATGCGTCGAAGTGCTGCGCGGTGAGGGGCCCGCCGATCTGCGCGAACTGTGCCTGGAACTCTCGGCGTGGATGTTCCATCTGGGGGGATTAGCGGATAGCGTGGCTGCGGGGAGGACGACGGCCGAGAAGGTACTAGGGAGTGGGCAGGCGCTGGAGAGGTTCCGGGAGATCATCCGTCTGCAAGGCGGGGATGCGGACGTGCTGGACGATCTCAATCGCTTGCCACAGGCCAGCCACCAACTGGTCGTACGAGCCGCGAGCGGCGGCTACGTGGGGCACATTGCGTGCGAGCAAGTCGGCATCGCCAGCATGCTGTTGGGCGGCGGTCGGGAAAAGAAGGAAGATCCGGTCGATCCTGCGGTGGGAGTCGTCCTGCACAAGAAGGTTTGTGACAAGGTGGCAACGGGCGAGCCGCTGTGCACGCTTCACTACAATTCGGAATGGCGCCTGGAGGAAGCACGCCAGATGATGGAGCAGAGTTATTCAATCGTCCCCGGCCCGCCTGCTTCGCCGGCTGGCCTGGTGCATCGCGTCATCCGGACCACGTCCGGCTGA
- a CDS encoding nucleoside transporter C-terminal domain-containing protein, which translates to MERFSGLLGVLALLGLAWAFSTDRRAIRLKTVLWGLSLQLVFALLVLRVEYGRTVLATAGAAVTQMLEYSFAGSKFVFGDLGAKDSPMGFFFAFMVLPTIIFISAFFALLYHFGIMQFIIRQAARVMTRLMGVSGAESLDVAASIFMGQTEAPLTVRPYLPKATRSELMTIMTAGMAHVSGGIMGAYILYGIEAKHLLAAVIMTAPGTILLAKMLVPETEQPVTAGRVDTVAAEMPKDENFLGAISRGTLDGLHLALNVAAMLIAFLALIALLNGILGGIHNLLAARGFVYFPASMEEILGVAFGPIAWLIGVPAKDMMAVGNLLGTRMVLNELVAYSMLGTQKAALDPRSFTIATFALCGFANFSSIGIQIGGIGALAPNKRDVLARLGIRAMLAGTMANLMSAAIVGIVM; encoded by the coding sequence ATGGAGCGATTTTCCGGTTTGCTGGGAGTGCTCGCTTTGCTGGGTCTGGCCTGGGCGTTTTCCACCGACCGTCGCGCGATTCGTCTCAAGACGGTACTCTGGGGCCTGAGCCTGCAGCTAGTGTTCGCTTTGCTGGTGCTGCGCGTCGAATACGGGCGCACGGTGCTGGCCACTGCCGGCGCGGCAGTGACGCAGATGCTGGAGTATTCCTTTGCTGGCTCCAAGTTCGTTTTCGGTGACCTGGGGGCAAAGGACTCTCCCATGGGGTTCTTTTTTGCCTTCATGGTGCTACCCACCATCATCTTCATTTCGGCGTTCTTTGCGCTGCTTTATCACTTTGGGATCATGCAGTTCATTATCCGGCAGGCAGCGCGAGTGATGACGCGCCTGATGGGAGTGAGCGGCGCGGAGTCGCTCGACGTGGCGGCGAGCATCTTCATGGGACAGACCGAAGCGCCGCTCACAGTACGGCCGTACTTGCCCAAGGCCACGCGCTCGGAATTGATGACCATCATGACGGCGGGCATGGCCCACGTCTCTGGTGGCATCATGGGCGCGTACATCCTGTATGGCATCGAAGCCAAGCACCTGTTGGCGGCGGTGATCATGACCGCGCCGGGCACCATCCTGCTGGCCAAGATGCTGGTCCCTGAAACCGAACAGCCGGTTACTGCCGGCCGCGTGGATACAGTCGCGGCCGAGATGCCCAAGGACGAAAACTTCCTGGGCGCGATCTCACGCGGAACGCTCGACGGGCTGCATTTGGCCTTGAACGTGGCGGCGATGCTGATCGCTTTCCTGGCGCTGATTGCGCTGCTTAACGGGATCCTAGGCGGCATCCACAACTTGCTTGCCGCGCGCGGCTTTGTCTATTTTCCCGCCAGCATGGAGGAGATCCTGGGAGTGGCATTTGGCCCCATCGCCTGGCTCATAGGCGTGCCTGCGAAAGACATGATGGCGGTCGGCAACCTGTTGGGAACCCGCATGGTGCTGAACGAGCTGGTCGCGTATTCGATGCTGGGGACGCAGAAGGCAGCGCTCGATCCGAGATCGTTCACGATTGCGACGTTCGCACTCTGCGGATTCGCCAATTTCAGCTCCATCGGCATCCAGATCGGCGGTATTGGCGCTCTGGCGCCGAACAAACGTGACGTCCTGGCGCGGCTCGGGATCCGCGCCATGCTTGCCGGCACGATGGCCAACCTGATGTCAGCAGCCATCGTCGGCATTGTGATGTGA
- a CDS encoding nitrilase-related carbon-nitrogen hydrolase — MPRTIRCGLIQARNVLGPSRSMAEIKQAMVQKHLKLIDQAARKRVSILCLQELFYGPYFCAEQDVRWYELAEKVPAGPTVKLMQKVAARHRMVMVVPVYEEDLTGLYFNTAAVIDADGRYLGKYRKHHIPHCHPGFWEKFYFTPGDLDYPVFPTKYAKVGVYICYDRHFPEGARILGLNGAEIVFNPSATVAGLSEYLWELEQPAHAVANGYFVGAINRVGTEKPWSIGEFYGKSYFCDPRGKIIAQASRNKDEVLVADLDLDRILEVRKVWQFFRDRRPDSYGPLSAHTGSAAAAD, encoded by the coding sequence ATGCCTCGCACCATCCGCTGCGGCCTGATACAGGCGCGGAACGTGCTCGGGCCGAGTCGCTCCATGGCCGAGATCAAGCAGGCCATGGTACAAAAGCATCTCAAGCTGATCGACCAGGCTGCCCGCAAGCGTGTAAGCATCCTCTGCCTCCAGGAACTTTTCTACGGTCCTTATTTCTGCGCCGAGCAGGATGTTCGCTGGTACGAGCTTGCCGAGAAAGTACCCGCCGGACCGACCGTCAAGCTGATGCAGAAGGTGGCCGCCCGCCACCGGATGGTGATGGTCGTGCCCGTCTACGAAGAAGACCTGACCGGGCTCTACTTCAACACCGCCGCGGTGATCGACGCCGATGGCCGCTATCTGGGCAAATACCGCAAGCATCACATCCCCCATTGCCACCCGGGATTCTGGGAAAAGTTCTACTTCACTCCGGGTGACCTGGATTACCCGGTCTTCCCGACCAAGTACGCCAAGGTCGGCGTTTACATCTGCTATGACCGGCATTTCCCCGAAGGCGCACGCATTCTGGGGCTCAATGGCGCCGAGATCGTGTTCAATCCTTCGGCTACCGTCGCCGGACTTTCCGAGTATCTCTGGGAACTGGAGCAGCCTGCCCACGCCGTCGCCAACGGATATTTCGTGGGTGCCATCAATCGCGTGGGCACGGAGAAGCCCTGGAGCATCGGCGAGTTCTATGGCAAGAGCTACTTCTGTGACCCACGAGGCAAGATCATTGCCCAGGCATCGCGAAACAAGGATGAAGTCCTGGTTGCCGACCTCGACCTGGACAGGATTCTCGAGGTCCGCAAGGTATGGCAGTTCTTCCGCGACCGCCGTCCGGATAGCTATGGTCCCTTGAGCGCCCATACCGGATCTGCCGCGGCCGCAGATTAG